In Rutidosis leptorrhynchoides isolate AG116_Rl617_1_P2 chromosome 2, CSIRO_AGI_Rlap_v1, whole genome shotgun sequence, one genomic interval encodes:
- the LOC139894681 gene encoding uncharacterized protein isoform X2, producing MDLDNIECVSSSDGLDDEEEFYNSDLQRCETSNDKRRLKAQLNVICELSLNLQFRVKNRVHECSKDLQCVFIHGHGKLILFYLHYLLKRRYDQIGSITFMSSSGGIKDGVTSKFFQTSLDVVGRLVELNLLCVNREKGMDTKSIEFVLSDKQRK from the exons ATGGATTTGGATAATATTGAGTGTGTTTCTTCTTCAGATGGATTAGATGATGAAGAG GAATTTTACAACAGTGATCTTCAACGCTGTGAAACAAGTAATGATAAAAGAAGGCTTAAAGCTCAG TTAAACGTCATATGTG AGTTATCATTGAACTTGCAATTCCGTGTGAAAAACCGGGTCCACGAGTGTTCGAAGGATTTACAGTGCGTTTTCATCCACGGTCATGGGAAATTGATATTATTCTATCTACACTATCTATTAAAGCGAA GATATGACCAAATCGGGTCTATAACATTTATGTCAAGTAGCGGAGGGATAAAAGATGGCGTAACTTCTAAGTTCTTTCAG ACGTCGTTGGACGTCGTTGGTCGCCTGGTTGAATTGAACCTACTTTGTGTTAACCGTGAAAAAGGCATGGATACCAAATCCATTGAGTTTGTTCTGTCTGATAAACAG CGGAAATAG
- the LOC139894681 gene encoding uncharacterized protein isoform X3 — protein MDLDNIECVSSSDGLDDEEEFYNSDLQRCETSNDKRRLKAQLNVICELSLNLQFRVKNRVHECSKDLQCVFIHGHGKLILFYLHYLLKRRYDQIGSITFMSSSGGIKDGVTSKFFQTSLDVVGRLVELNLLCVNREKGMDTKSIEFVLSDKQ, from the exons ATGGATTTGGATAATATTGAGTGTGTTTCTTCTTCAGATGGATTAGATGATGAAGAG GAATTTTACAACAGTGATCTTCAACGCTGTGAAACAAGTAATGATAAAAGAAGGCTTAAAGCTCAG TTAAACGTCATATGTG AGTTATCATTGAACTTGCAATTCCGTGTGAAAAACCGGGTCCACGAGTGTTCGAAGGATTTACAGTGCGTTTTCATCCACGGTCATGGGAAATTGATATTATTCTATCTACACTATCTATTAAAGCGAA GATATGACCAAATCGGGTCTATAACATTTATGTCAAGTAGCGGAGGGATAAAAGATGGCGTAACTTCTAAGTTCTTTCAG ACGTCGTTGGACGTCGTTGGTCGCCTGGTTGAATTGAACCTACTTTGTGTTAACCGTGAAAAAGGCATGGATACCAAATCCATTGAGTTTGTTCTGTCTGATAAACAG TGA
- the LOC139894681 gene encoding uncharacterized protein isoform X4 — translation MDLDNIECVSSSDGLDDEEEFYNSDLQRCETSNDKRRLKAQLNVICELSLNLQFRVKNRVHECSKDLQFDSKLNFYLKSDMTKSGL, via the exons ATGGATTTGGATAATATTGAGTGTGTTTCTTCTTCAGATGGATTAGATGATGAAGAG GAATTTTACAACAGTGATCTTCAACGCTGTGAAACAAGTAATGATAAAAGAAGGCTTAAAGCTCAG TTAAACGTCATATGTG AGTTATCATTGAACTTGCAATTCCGTGTGAAAAACCGGGTCCACGAGTGTTCGAAGGATTTACA gtttGATTCAAAGCTAAATTTCTACTTGAAATCC GATATGACCAAATCGGGTCTATAA
- the LOC139894681 gene encoding uncharacterized protein isoform X1: protein MDLDNIECVSSSDGLDDEEEFYNSDLQRCETSNDKRRLKAQLNVICELSLNLQFRVKNRVHECSKDLQCVFIHGHGKLILFYLHYLLKRRYDQIGSITFMSSSGGIKDGVTSKFFQTSLDVVGRLVELNLLCVNREKGMDTKSIEFVLSDKQVLKFNSFTWWKHTSIQTLLI from the exons ATGGATTTGGATAATATTGAGTGTGTTTCTTCTTCAGATGGATTAGATGATGAAGAG GAATTTTACAACAGTGATCTTCAACGCTGTGAAACAAGTAATGATAAAAGAAGGCTTAAAGCTCAG TTAAACGTCATATGTG AGTTATCATTGAACTTGCAATTCCGTGTGAAAAACCGGGTCCACGAGTGTTCGAAGGATTTACAGTGCGTTTTCATCCACGGTCATGGGAAATTGATATTATTCTATCTACACTATCTATTAAAGCGAA GATATGACCAAATCGGGTCTATAACATTTATGTCAAGTAGCGGAGGGATAAAAGATGGCGTAACTTCTAAGTTCTTTCAG ACGTCGTTGGACGTCGTTGGTCGCCTGGTTGAATTGAACCTACTTTGTGTTAACCGTGAAAAAGGCATGGATACCAAATCCATTGAGTTTGTTCTGTCTGATAAACAGGTATTAAAGTTTAATTCGTTTACGTGGTGGAAGCATACCTCAATACAAACATTACTTATATGA